Proteins encoded by one window of Mycoplasma capricolum subsp. capricolum ATCC 27343:
- the trmB gene encoding tRNA (guanosine(46)-N7)-methyltransferase TrmB, producing the protein MRLRKKAWTNEFLNQHTYYLIKYDKKINLNEIFLNNNPTCLEIGCGKGQFLTTLALKNPNLNYIGMEKSSTITAIGLKKSLKEFQNNSKKMTNIKYLNKYAENLLEIFYTDSFSRIYLNFSDPWPKARHYKKRLTYLGFLDIYSDILIKNGFLEFKTDNDSLYNFTLEQLKLTNKWEIISNTLDLYNDQELLKDNVPTEYETKFHLANKNIYKIVIKNLK; encoded by the coding sequence ATGAGATTAAGAAAAAAAGCTTGAACTAATGAATTTTTAAACCAACACACATATTATTTAATTAAATATGATAAAAAAATAAACTTAAATGAAATCTTTTTAAATAATAATCCAACTTGTTTAGAAATTGGTTGTGGTAAAGGTCAATTTTTAACAACTTTAGCCTTAAAAAATCCAAATTTAAATTATATTGGTATGGAAAAATCTTCAACAATTACTGCAATTGGATTAAAAAAGAGTTTAAAAGAATTTCAAAATAATTCTAAAAAAATGACTAATATAAAATACTTAAATAAATATGCAGAAAATTTATTAGAAATATTTTATACTGATTCTTTTAGTAGAATTTATTTAAATTTTTCAGATCCTTGACCAAAAGCTAGACATTATAAAAAGCGTTTAACATATTTAGGTTTTTTAGACATTTATTCTGATATTTTAATAAAAAATGGTTTTTTAGAGTTTAAAACAGATAATGATTCTTTATACAACTTCACATTAGAACAATTAAAATTAACTAATAAATGAGAAATAATTTCAAATACTCTGGATTTATACAATGACCAAGAACTTTTAAAAGATAATGTTCCAACAGAGTATGAAACCAAGTTTCACTTAGCTAATAAAAATATTTATAAAATAGTAATTAAAAACTTAAAATAA
- a CDS encoding BspA family leucine-rich repeat surface protein — protein sequence MKKKSLIILLSTLGGITMAGVVGGVVTYKIVNKVDKSKPPVLVKQLKKAIYNDDKTECLEIGYFKNSHGEIQIEKFPETINKVPKELPKQITSLNRAFHLNLNSQITNLDNWNTSNITNMEWMFTGAENFNQDLSKWDVSKVTDMNSMFSYAKKFNQDISKWNTSKVTNMSFMFDGASSFNQDLSKWDTRNLSKNVHTENGVTYTGWTNFNKDAHPEFKGGKLPKFSK from the coding sequence ATGAAGAAAAAATCATTAATAATTTTGTTGTCAACTTTAGGTGGTATTACTATGGCTGGAGTTGTTGGTGGAGTTGTTACTTATAAAATAGTAAATAAAGTTGATAAATCTAAACCTCCTGTTCTTGTAAAACAACTTAAAAAAGCAATCTATAATGATGACAAAACTGAATGTCTAGAAATAGGTTATTTTAAAAATTCACATGGAGAGATTCAAATAGAAAAATTTCCTGAAACAATTAATAAAGTTCCTAAAGAATTACCTAAACAAATCACTTCATTAAACCGAGCATTTCATCTTAATCTAAACTCTCAAATAACTAATCTTGATAACTGAAACACTTCAAATATTACAAATATGGAGTGAATGTTTACTGGAGCAGAAAATTTCAATCAGGATTTATCTAAATGAGATGTTTCAAAAGTAACAGATATGAATAGTATGTTTTCCTATGCTAAGAAATTTAATCAAGATATTTCAAAATGAAACACTTCAAAAGTAACTAATATGTCGTTTATGTTTGATGGGGCTAGTTCATTTAATCAAGATTTAAGTAAATGAGATACAAGAAATTTATCAAAAAATGTCCACACAGAAAATGGTGTAACCTACACAGGGTGAACTAATTTTAATAAAGATGCTCATCCAGAATTTAAAGGTGGTAAATTGCCAAAATTTTCTAAGTAA
- the hpt gene encoding hypoxanthine phosphoribosyltransferase, with protein MYDLKNVKKVLFTKEQINERIKQVAKEVKKYYLEHPPVNGPLITIGLLKGCVIFNTEFVLNFDYPIQMDFMAVSSYNGMQSTGAIKIKLDTSLDLTNRDVLIVEDMVDTGLTLSKVKEHIIYKGANSVKVVTLVDKKDFHTVDFTPDWNCFNIDDYYIVGYGFDCNEDYRNLPYIGLYQPDND; from the coding sequence ATGTACGATTTAAAAAATGTAAAAAAAGTTTTATTTACTAAAGAACAAATCAATGAACGAATTAAACAAGTAGCTAAAGAAGTTAAAAAATATTATTTAGAACATCCACCAGTTAATGGTCCTTTAATAACAATTGGGTTATTAAAAGGTTGTGTTATTTTTAATACAGAATTTGTTTTAAATTTTGACTATCCTATTCAAATGGATTTTATGGCTGTTTCTTCATATAATGGAATGCAATCAACTGGAGCAATTAAAATTAAATTAGATACTAGTTTAGATTTAACTAATAGAGATGTTTTAATTGTTGAAGATATGGTTGATACTGGATTAACTTTAAGTAAAGTTAAAGAACATATTATATATAAAGGAGCTAATAGTGTTAAAGTAGTAACTTTAGTTGATAAAAAAGATTTTCATACTGTTGATTTTACTCCTGATTGAAACTGTTTTAATATTGATGATTATTATATTGTTGGTTATGGTTTTGACTGTAATGAAGATTATAGAAACTTACCTTATATTGGTTTATATCAACCAGATAATGATTAA
- the purB gene encoding adenylosuccinate lyase produces MISRYQIKEINQIWSDENKYNTWLKVEQLVCQAWAKLGYINKQDILKINNNLKVDLNRMLEIEQETKHDVVAFTRMLSEQLDSESKWIHLGITSTDIVDTAQNYLIKQSNQIVDNELKNICDTLKELAFEHKNTLIMGRTHGMYGEPTSLGLKFALWFDEFQRHIKRFKLAKSDIQVVKISGSMGNYANLEPIIEEYVANKLDMNVDSLSTQVCQRDRHIFLVEVLANIASTLEKISTEIRLLQRSDVNELAEGFLKNQKGSSSMPHKKNPISSENVAGLSRYIKSIVNIVLENNNLWHERDISHSSNERIYLPDIFNLIVYILKRMNETLTNLVINQSQMLNHIKQAKNIYFSQRVLTFILLNYKNVTREKIYDLIQQITFKCFKDQSDFKDEVLKSSLTEYVSIQQLEELFDDQFFLRHIDYIFNRVFNN; encoded by the coding sequence ATGATTAGTAGATATCAAATAAAAGAAATTAATCAAATTTGAAGTGATGAAAATAAATATAATACTTGATTAAAAGTTGAACAATTAGTTTGTCAAGCTTGAGCTAAATTAGGTTATATTAACAAACAAGACATTTTAAAAATTAATAATAATTTAAAAGTAGATTTAAATAGAATGTTAGAAATTGAACAAGAAACAAAACATGATGTTGTTGCTTTTACTAGAATGTTATCTGAACAATTAGATAGTGAAAGCAAATGAATTCATTTAGGTATAACATCAACTGACATTGTTGATACTGCTCAAAATTATTTAATTAAACAATCTAATCAAATTGTTGATAATGAATTAAAAAACATTTGTGATACATTAAAAGAATTAGCCTTTGAACATAAAAATACATTAATTATGGGAAGAACTCATGGAATGTATGGTGAACCTACTAGTTTAGGCTTAAAATTCGCTTTATGATTTGATGAATTTCAAAGACATATTAAACGTTTTAAGTTAGCCAAAAGTGATATTCAAGTAGTTAAAATTTCAGGATCAATGGGTAATTATGCTAATTTAGAACCAATAATAGAAGAATATGTAGCTAATAAGTTAGATATGAATGTTGATAGTTTATCAACTCAAGTTTGTCAAAGAGACAGACATATATTTTTAGTTGAAGTTTTAGCAAATATTGCATCAACTTTAGAAAAAATTTCAACTGAAATTAGATTATTACAAAGAAGTGATGTTAATGAACTTGCTGAAGGTTTTTTAAAAAACCAAAAAGGCAGTTCTTCAATGCCACATAAAAAAAATCCAATTTCTAGTGAAAATGTAGCTGGATTAAGTAGATATATTAAATCAATAGTAAATATTGTTTTAGAAAATAATAATTTATGACATGAAAGAGATATTTCTCACTCTTCAAATGAAAGAATTTATTTACCAGACATTTTTAATCTGATTGTTTATATACTAAAAAGAATGAATGAAACACTAACTAATTTAGTAATTAATCAATCTCAAATGCTTAATCATATTAAACAAGCAAAAAATATATATTTTTCTCAAAGAGTTTTAACATTCATTTTGTTAAATTATAAAAATGTAACAAGAGAAAAAATTTATGATTTAATTCAACAGATCACTTTTAAATGTTTTAAAGATCAATCTGATTTTAAAGATGAAGTATTAAAAAGTTCATTAACTGAATATGTTTCAATTCAACAATTAGAAGAACTTTTTGATGATCAATTCTTTTTAAGACATATAGATTATATTTTTAATAGAGTTTTTAATAATTAA
- a CDS encoding adenylosuccinate synthase encodes MKNNYKSLVIVGSQWGDEGKGKITDYFSQKADAVVRFAGGDNAGHMIEFNNKRHKVTIIPSGVFNPKVKNIIGNGTVINLKSLVNEIKRLNESNISTDNVYISDRAHLIFDWHTLIDQLQEENRKENKIGTTKRGIGPSYADKAARYGIRICDLKSPNFKEIFKENLDYHNEIITKVYNHKPLDFDQIYNELLTNYQLIKNNIIDCGYEVSNLINENKFVLFEGAQGVLLDIDHGTYPFVTSSNCSANNASIGTGIHAKQIQKVIGIVKAYNTRVGSGAMPTEIKTELANKLRERGREYGSNTGKPRRIGWLDLVALKYAIRVGGIDQLFLTLFDVLDTEEKIKICTAYKLDNQIIHSIPANENDFKRCEPIYEELDGWNEDITKITSFEQLPINAQNYIKRIQEIVNVPFLGFSVGPDRKQTILIKGEFDD; translated from the coding sequence ATGAAAAACAACTATAAGTCATTAGTTATTGTAGGAAGTCAATGAGGAGATGAAGGTAAAGGAAAGATTACAGATTATTTTAGCCAAAAAGCAGATGCTGTTGTAAGATTTGCTGGTGGAGATAATGCTGGACATATGATTGAGTTTAATAATAAAAGACATAAAGTAACAATCATTCCATCAGGAGTATTTAACCCTAAAGTAAAAAATATTATTGGTAATGGAACAGTAATTAATTTAAAAAGTTTAGTTAATGAAATTAAAAGATTAAATGAATCAAATATTAGTACTGATAATGTTTATATTTCAGATAGAGCACATTTAATTTTTGATTGACATACTTTAATAGATCAATTACAAGAAGAAAATAGAAAAGAAAATAAAATAGGAACAACAAAAAGAGGAATAGGTCCTAGTTATGCTGATAAAGCAGCTAGATATGGAATTAGAATTTGTGATTTAAAAAGTCCAAATTTTAAAGAAATATTTAAAGAAAATTTAGATTATCATAATGAAATTATTACTAAAGTTTATAATCATAAACCTTTAGATTTTGATCAAATTTATAATGAGTTACTGACAAACTATCAATTAATTAAAAATAATATTATTGATTGTGGATATGAAGTTTCTAATTTAATTAATGAAAATAAATTTGTTTTATTTGAAGGGGCTCAAGGAGTTTTATTAGATATTGATCATGGTACTTATCCATTTGTAACTTCTTCAAATTGTTCAGCTAATAATGCTTCAATTGGAACTGGAATTCATGCAAAACAAATTCAAAAAGTGATAGGGATTGTTAAAGCATATAATACTAGAGTTGGTTCAGGAGCTATGCCAACAGAAATTAAAACTGAACTTGCTAATAAACTAAGAGAACGTGGAAGAGAATATGGTTCTAATACAGGAAAACCAAGAAGAATAGGTTGATTAGATTTAGTTGCTTTAAAATATGCAATTAGAGTTGGTGGAATTGATCAATTATTTTTAACTTTATTTGATGTATTAGATACAGAAGAAAAAATTAAAATTTGTACAGCTTATAAATTAGATAATCAAATTATTCATTCAATTCCAGCAAATGAAAATGATTTTAAAAGATGTGAACCTATTTATGAAGAATTAGACGGATGAAATGAAGATATTACTAAGATAACTTCTTTTGAACAATTACCAATTAATGCTCAAAATTATATTAAAAGAATTCAAGAAATTGTTAATGTTCCTTTCTTAGGATTTTCAGTAGGTCCTGATCGTAAACAAACAATTTTAATTAAAGGTGAATTTGATGATTAG
- a CDS encoding TatD family hydrolase: MIDENKIFDNHIHFNDDLKYKDANIEQLIKEAQKEHVTAWLCSSFDLTSSKKAIEFSKQFENVFASIAIHPNEVQNFNDSVFDELEQLITNKKVVCVGETGLDYFYSKEDIKKQKEFFKKHIDLAIKYNKVLQMHIRDQKDQFQAYDDVIEIIRDLNQVTKVVHCFSANDVYAQKFLDLDCYINIGGAVTFKNAKDLQKAVKIIPLEKMLLETDAPYLAPDPYRGQVNHPKYIYLAALKIAELKNIDVKEVIRITTQNSKKIFNLN, translated from the coding sequence ATGATTGATGAGAATAAAATATTTGATAATCACATACATTTTAATGATGATTTAAAATACAAAGATGCTAATATAGAACAACTAATTAAAGAAGCACAAAAAGAACATGTTACTGCTTGGTTATGTTCTAGTTTTGATTTAACTTCTTCAAAAAAAGCTATTGAGTTTTCTAAACAATTTGAAAATGTTTTTGCAAGTATTGCTATTCATCCAAATGAAGTACAAAATTTTAACGATTCAGTATTTGATGAATTAGAACAACTAATTACAAATAAAAAAGTAGTTTGTGTTGGTGAAACTGGTTTGGATTATTTTTATTCAAAAGAAGATATTAAAAAACAAAAAGAGTTTTTTAAAAAACATATTGATTTAGCAATTAAATATAATAAAGTTTTACAAATGCATATTAGAGATCAAAAAGATCAATTTCAAGCTTATGATGATGTTATAGAAATTATAAGAGATTTAAATCAAGTCACAAAAGTCGTACATTGTTTTTCAGCTAATGATGTTTATGCTCAAAAGTTTTTAGATTTAGATTGTTATATTAACATTGGTGGAGCTGTTACTTTTAAAAATGCTAAAGATCTTCAAAAAGCAGTTAAAATTATTCCACTTGAAAAAATGTTATTAGAAACAGATGCTCCTTACTTAGCTCCTGATCCTTATAGAGGACAAGTGAACCATCCTAAATACATTTACTTAGCTGCTTTAAAAATAGCTGAATTAAAAAATATTGATGTTAAAGAAGTAATTAGAATTACAACTCAAAATAGTAAAAAAATTTTTAATTTAAATTAA
- a CDS encoding BspA family leucine-rich repeat surface protein: protein MKKLLTVLGSMTLIATVSASVIACKTTDSTISETQLAQKVKNIWNDNFKNKITSAKNFSMVIEMIKEKLNVKEKELIDLSNKEESRKRPVKEQDNQKINIKVGKNDITLDFGKVVEGKKLTTYRDPKTNEIKTTDAKDFSDKSNTELNNVKEIVEIGYYEDKDIHDENKLHIRAVVMPTSIEIVPKELPKEITSTKAMFNEVKEFNQDLSKWDTSNLESINGMFKGAHKFNQNLSKWDVSNVRIFDYAFYGTKAFNQDLSGWDVSNGQSMNRMFAKSEKYNNGGKALTWNEKTKNVKNMSTMFAKNHVFNQDISGWDVSNVTDMTQMFLQAKQFNQDLNNWNVGNVKKMRAMFRETEKFNKPLNKWDVSKVEDMGNMFMQTKEFDQDISMWKTSSLNNIEALFLEAEKFNQDISKWDVKNVKVYSAYHNKAEKWTNKDYWPKVGQLAARNKK from the coding sequence ATGAAAAAACTATTAACAGTTTTGGGTTCAATGACATTAATTGCTACAGTTAGTGCTAGTGTAATTGCATGTAAGACAACTGATAGTACAATTAGTGAAACTCAATTAGCTCAAAAAGTAAAAAATATTTGAAATGATAATTTTAAAAATAAAATAACTAGTGCTAAGAATTTTTCAATGGTTATTGAAATGATCAAAGAAAAACTGAATGTTAAAGAAAAAGAATTAATTGATTTATCTAATAAAGAGGAATCTAGAAAGAGACCTGTAAAAGAACAAGATAATCAAAAAATTAATATTAAAGTTGGTAAAAATGATATTACATTAGATTTTGGTAAAGTTGTTGAAGGTAAAAAATTAACAACATATAGGGATCCAAAAACTAATGAAATAAAAACTACAGATGCAAAAGATTTTTCAGATAAATCAAATACAGAATTAAATAATGTAAAAGAAATTGTTGAAATAGGATATTATGAAGATAAAGATATTCACGATGAAAATAAATTGCATATAAGAGCTGTTGTCATGCCAACTTCTATTGAAATAGTTCCAAAAGAATTACCAAAAGAAATTACTTCAACAAAAGCTATGTTTAATGAGGTTAAGGAATTTAATCAAGACTTATCAAAATGAGATACTTCTAATTTAGAATCAATAAACGGGATGTTTAAAGGAGCACACAAGTTTAATCAAAATTTATCAAAATGGGATGTTTCAAACGTTAGAATATTTGATTACGCATTTTATGGAACAAAGGCATTTAATCAAGATTTAAGTGGCTGAGATGTAAGCAATGGTCAATCTATGAATAGAATGTTTGCAAAATCTGAAAAATATAATAATGGTGGTAAAGCACTAACTTGAAATGAAAAAACTAAAAATGTAAAAAATATGTCTACGATGTTTGCAAAGAACCATGTATTTAATCAAGATATCTCAGGATGAGATGTTTCAAATGTAACAGATATGACACAAATGTTTTTACAAGCAAAACAATTTAATCAAGATCTTAACAATTGAAATGTAGGTAATGTTAAGAAAATGAGAGCGATGTTTCGTGAAACTGAAAAATTTAATAAACCTTTAAATAAATGAGATGTTTCAAAAGTTGAAGATATGGGAAATATGTTTATGCAAACTAAAGAGTTTGATCAAGATATTTCAATGTGAAAAACTTCAAGCTTAAATAACATAGAAGCACTATTTTTAGAAGCTGAAAAATTTAACCAAGATATTTCAAAATGAGACGTTAAAAACGTGAAAGTGTATTCTGCTTATCATAACAAGGCAGAAAAATGAACAAATAAAGACTACTGACCTAAAGTTGGACAACTAGCAGCTAGAAACAAAAAATAA